Sequence from the Nocardia brasiliensis genome:
GGCGGCGCGCAACACCGAGGAGCGCCCGTCACAGGCCACGGTGAGCGCGGCGCGAATCTCCCCCGTCGCCCCATCGGCGGTCCGATAGCCGACGCCGACGACCCTGCCGTCGGACCAGATCGGCCCGGTCGCTTCGGTATTCATGCGCAGCGTGCAGGTCGGTTCCTGCTCGGCGGCACGCGCAAGCAGGTCGAGCAGGTCCCACTGCGGCACCATCGCGATGTACTTGTGCCTGCCGGGCAGGTCTTTCAACGAGACGAGGGTCCGCAGCCCGCCCGCCGTCGGCAGCGCCACCTGCTCGAGCTTGCGGGCGGGCAGTTTCGCGAACTCCGCGCCGAGACCCAGTTCGTCGAGCAGGTCGAGCGTGGTGGGATGCACGGTGTCACCACGGAAGTCGCGCAGGAAGTCCTTGTGCTTCTCCAGCACGGTCACCTCGACGCCCGCGCGCGCCAGCAGCAACCCCAGCACCATCCCGGCCGGTCCACCGCCGACCACCAGGCATGTCGTGCGTTCCATCGACTGACTCCCCTCGGTCGTCGCCGCGCGGATACCCCCATGCTAGTGCGTGATCCACGCGCTAGGCGCCGAAGCGCCTGCGCGACGGCCGGTTCCGCATACTCCGGAGGCCGATCGGATCCCGGTGTCGCCCAGCGGTTTACCGGTAAAGGACGAAGAAGTACGGCTCGGCCAGCCCGCGCATGTCCATCACGCCGAGCAGCGTGCGCTCGTCGACCCGCCGGAAGTGATCGACGATCGGCAGGTGGTCGTAGATCATGGCGGCGCTGGTCGTCCCGCGGTATTCGATGTCACGCAGTCGCGCGGTGGGCTTACGGGTGCGCAGCGCGGGTCGCAGCACCGGCAGCGCCCGCTTGCCCGCGCGCACCATGCCGACCGGCACCCGCCCGGCGAGGCCGAGCGGCACCCGGCGCGGGTCGACCGGGAAGACGGTGCCGTCGGCCGTGGCGAACAGCAGCGGATGCACGGTGTCCGCGTCGTCGAATTGCTTGCCGTACCAGCCCGATGCGACCAGCACCCCGGCGAAGGGATGCCCGGTGTCGACCTCGTCACCGCGCCAGCGGCCGACGGTGACCTCCGCGACGGGCGCGGCAGGCAGCCGATCGAACAGCTCCCATGCCTGCGCCGAGGTGGCGCGCGCGGAGCGCAGCGCGGCCAGCTCGGCCACCGGTCCATTCTTCGCCACCATCCGGCTCTCCTCCCTACGGCAACGTTGCGAGACTTACTGTATCTATCTCTCACGCCGGTTCGGCGGCCGGGTACTCACAACGGCGCGTCCGGCGCGAGCCGCCCGACCTCCGGCAGGTACGGGTCCAGCTCCCCGGACTCGAACCGCGACATCCCGATCACATGCCAGAACTGCCCCGCCGTATTGCCCTCTGACTTGTACCGCCCGTCCGGCGCCAGCGCGGCCCAGCCTTCCGGCAGCCCGAGCAGCTCCGCCCGCACCGCGGGCTCGGCGTCGCCGCCGGGCACCGTCCACAGGATCGCGTTGCCGTCGTCACCGCCGCTGGCCAGCAGCCGCCCCGACGGATGGAACGCCAGCGCCCAGACCCGGCGCTTGTGCCCCTCCATGGTGTGCAGGTGCCGCCCGGTCGCCATGTCCCACAACCGGATCACGAGATCATCGCCCGCCGTCGCCAGCACACCGCGGCTCGGATCGACCGCCGCCGACCAGAGCCGCCCCGTGTGCCGGGTGAGCTCGTGCCTGCTCATCCCGGCCTCGACGTCCCAGATCCGGGCCGTCGTGTCCCACGAGACGCTGGCCAGCAGGTCACCGTGGAAGGCGACCGTGTACACGCGATCGCCGTGGCCGTGCAGCTCGCGCAGCAGTCGGCCGGAGTCGACGTCCCACAGCCGCACCACCGAGTCGTCGCAGCCGGTCGCCATCAACGAGCCGTCGGCATTGAAGGCGATCGAGCGCACCCGGCCGCGATGTTCGGCGCACACCATGTGCAGCGCGCCGGTGGTGCGCGTCCAGATGATCACCGTGTCATCGTCGTTCGCGGTGGCCACGTACTGATCGGTGGGATCGAACGCGATCGCCCAGACCGGCGCGGCCTCGATGTTGATGTGCCGCAGGAAGTCTCCGGTGTCCAGATTCAGCAGGCTCAGCCTGCCGTCGTTGCCGACCACCCCGAGCTGCTGCGGCTGCCCGGCGCTGAACAACGCGGTTTCGAAGGTGAGCAGCCGGTCCTCGCTGCCGACCACCCGCCGGATGAGCCTGCCCGTCACCGGATCCCACAGCCGCACCACGCCGTCGTTGCCGCCCGCCGCCAGAATCGTGCCGTCGGAATTGAAGGTGACCGACTTGACCTGCCTGCCGTGCCCGCTGAGCACGTGCCTGCACACCCCGGTCACGGGATCCCAGAGCCGGGTGGTGAATTGGTCGTCGGTGACGGCGAGTTGCGCGCCGTCGGGCCGGAACGCGAACGGCCAGATCGAACCGGCGTGCGCGGTGATCCGGTGCCGCGGTTCACCGGTCGCGCTCTCGCGCAGGCAGAGCAGCCCCGCGCTGTCACCGGAGGCGAGCACCTCCCCGGCCGGATCGAAGGTGAGCCAGTAGATCGCCGCGTTGTGCTCGGCGGGCGCGTATTTCGCGACGCCGGTGTCCACGTCCCAGACGCGCAGGCCACCCTCGGTATCCCCGCTGGCCAGCAGCGGCAGGTGGGGATGGAACGCCAGTGTGTACACCCGCCCGCCGTGGCCGGGTAGCTGGCGAATCAGCGTGCACCGCATCGGATCCCACAGCGCGACGGTGCCGTGCGCCCCGCCGACCGCGAGCACGTCACCGGCGGGGCTGAACGCGATCCGGAAGACCGAACCCGTCTCGCCGACGAATTCGCCACGCTGGGTGCCGGTCTCGACGTCCCAGAGCCGGACCACGCCGTCGCGGTACGCGGCGGCGACCACGCCGTCGTGAAAGGCCAAGCTGTAGATCAGTTCCCGGCCCGCGGCGGGCGCGCACTCGTGCAGCAGGTCACCGCTGGGCAGCGACCACAGCCGCAGCATGCCCCGCGCGTCCCCGGTGGCGAGCAGATCGCCCGCGCGGTTCAGCTCGACCGGCCACGGCCATTCGCTGTGGCCGTGCAGGACTCGGCGCGATTCGCCGGTGACCGCGTCCCAGATCCCGACCGCGCCGTCGGCGCCGCCGCTGACCAGCACCGTGTCGGTGAACGCGACCGCGAACGAGCGATTCCGATGCCCCTGCAGTGTGCGCAGCGGCAGCCCGGTCTCGCTGTCGCAGATCAGCACGCCGCCGTCGTCGCTGCCGATGGCCAGGGTGCCGCCATCGGGGCTGTAGGCCAACGGTTTCGGCAATCGGCCGTGTCTGGCGTGGAAGCCGTGGCGCACCCCGATCGAGGCAGGTGCGAACTCGGTCCGCGCGACCGAGCCGGGCACCCGCGCCGCGCCGCGCAGATCGGTCCCCGCCGGTGTCCCGATCACGTCCAACAGCGCGGCCCGATGCCAGCGACTGCCCGGCGCGCGTGTCCCGGTCAGATCCGTGCGGGCCAGTCGCGCCCTGGTGAAGTCGGCGCCGGTCAGGTCGGCGCCGACCAGGCTCGCCTCGTCCAGTCGCGCGCCGACCAGGCGGGCGCCGTGCAGCACGGCGCGGTCCAGATTCACGCCGACCAGCCGCGCGCCGGTCAGGTCCGCGTCGGTCAGGTCGACCTGACGCATGTCGCGGTAGGACAGATCCTCGCCGGCCAACACCGCGCCGCGCAGATCCGCCGACGGCGCGGTGCGCAGCCGCGTGGTGAGCCGCACGGCGTTGGTCTTGGAGACCTCGTCGGCGGCCGGATCGTCGAGCACACCGTCGGCCCAGGCGCGCGCGGTCCGGACGTCGGCGAGATCGCACAGGAAGTCGATGGACAGCTGCGACAGCGGCACCCGGGCCAACTGCGGCGGCGCGGTGACCCCCGCGGCGAACTGTTCGGCGATGTGGTTGGCGACCAGCCATTCGGTGACCGAGGAGTGGATGAACCCGAACAGGTTGTCCTCGGTGCGCACCAGCAGACTGCCCGATCCGATGGCATGGGCCGACTGCTGCACCGACATCCGGTTCGAGCCGGTCATCTCCACCAAACCCTGTGCGACC
This genomic interval carries:
- a CDS encoding DUF4334 domain-containing protein, with the translated sequence MVAKNGPVAELAALRSARATSAQAWELFDRLPAAPVAEVTVGRWRGDEVDTGHPFAGVLVASGWYGKQFDDADTVHPLLFATADGTVFPVDPRRVPLGLAGRVPVGMVRAGKRALPVLRPALRTRKPTARLRDIEYRGTTSAAMIYDHLPIVDHFRRVDERTLLGVMDMRGLAEPYFFVLYR